The following coding sequences lie in one Klebsiella huaxiensis genomic window:
- a CDS encoding YfiR family protein has product MTVLHRLFLTLVLSIVGISAVASGPPENVRAIVSGIVTYTRWPELSGPPRLCIFSTSHYIRSLAEETPESLPYQPIVIRNIEEALQTTCDGFYFGSESPTEQSEFTTKYRSRPLLLIAEQNPDCSIGSAFCLLINDERVRFSVNLDVLTHSGVRVNPDVLMLARKKSHE; this is encoded by the coding sequence ATGACAGTTCTTCACCGTCTCTTTTTGACTTTAGTATTATCGATCGTGGGTATCTCCGCTGTTGCCTCCGGACCTCCTGAAAATGTTCGCGCAATCGTTTCAGGAATTGTGACTTATACACGCTGGCCTGAGTTATCTGGCCCACCCAGGTTATGCATTTTTTCGACATCACATTATATCCGCAGCCTGGCTGAAGAAACTCCGGAATCTTTGCCCTATCAGCCAATTGTTATACGTAATATAGAGGAAGCCTTACAAACGACCTGCGATGGTTTTTATTTTGGTAGTGAATCACCCACCGAGCAGTCTGAATTTACAACCAAATATAGATCCCGCCCCTTATTACTTATCGCAGAACAGAATCCTGATTGTTCTATTGGTAGCGCTTTTTGTCTGCTTATAAATGACGAGAGAGTAAGATTTTCCGTAAATCTGGATGTCCTGACGCATAGCGGCGTGCGGGTCAATCCAGACGTACTGATGCTTGCCCGGAAGAAATCACATGAATAA
- the aroF gene encoding 3-deoxy-7-phosphoheptulonate synthase AroF: MQKDALNNVHITDEHVLITPDQLKAEFPLSVEQEAQIAQSRQTISDIIAGRDPRLLVVCGPCSIHDPEAAIEYAHRFKALAAEVSDSLYLVMRVYFEKPRTTVGWKGLINDPHMDGSFDVEGGLKIARHLLVDLVNMGLPLATEALDPNSPQYLGDLFSWSAIGARTTESQTHREMASGLSMPVGFKNGTDGSLATAINAMRAAAMPHRFVGINQAGQVCLLQTQGNPNGHVILRGGKASNYGPEDVEKCEKEMTQAGLKPSLMVDCSHGNSNKDFRRQPAVAESVVAQIKDGNRSIIGLMIESNIHEGNQSSEQPRCDMKYGVSVTDACISWETTDALLRELDRDLRSHLAARVV, encoded by the coding sequence ATGCAAAAAGACGCGCTGAACAACGTACACATTACCGACGAACATGTTTTGATCACCCCGGATCAGTTGAAGGCTGAATTCCCGCTGAGCGTTGAGCAGGAAGCGCAAATTGCGCAGTCTCGTCAGACTATTTCCGACATTATTGCCGGACGCGATCCGCGTCTGTTAGTGGTGTGTGGTCCTTGCTCAATTCACGATCCAGAAGCTGCGATTGAATATGCTCACCGTTTTAAAGCCCTTGCCGCAGAGGTCAGCGATAGCCTCTATCTGGTAATGCGCGTCTATTTTGAAAAACCTCGTACCACCGTCGGCTGGAAAGGGCTGATTAACGATCCGCATATGGATGGTTCGTTTGATGTTGAAGGTGGTCTGAAGATTGCGCGCCATTTGCTGGTTGATCTGGTGAATATGGGGCTGCCGTTAGCAACGGAAGCGCTGGATCCAAATAGTCCTCAGTACCTCGGCGATCTGTTTAGCTGGTCTGCTATTGGTGCGCGTACCACCGAGTCTCAGACTCACCGCGAGATGGCCTCTGGCTTGTCTATGCCGGTGGGTTTTAAAAATGGCACCGACGGGAGCCTGGCGACGGCAATTAACGCCATGCGCGCTGCAGCTATGCCGCACCGTTTTGTCGGTATCAACCAGGCGGGGCAGGTTTGTCTGTTGCAAACTCAGGGCAACCCGAATGGTCATGTGATTCTGCGCGGTGGCAAAGCATCGAACTACGGTCCGGAAGATGTTGAGAAATGTGAAAAAGAGATGACTCAGGCGGGACTGAAACCGTCGCTGATGGTAGATTGCAGTCATGGGAATTCCAATAAAGACTTCCGTCGCCAGCCTGCGGTTGCAGAATCCGTTGTTGCGCAAATCAAAGATGGCAATCGTTCCATAATTGGCCTGATGATTGAGAGTAATATTCATGAAGGTAACCAGTCATCTGAGCAGCCGCGTTGCGATATGAAATACGGTGTATCTGTGACCGATGCCTGCATCAGTTGGGAAACCACCGACGCGTTGCTCCGCGAGCTTGATAGGGATCTGCGCAGCCATCTGGCGGCCCGTGTAGTGTAA
- the tyrA gene encoding bifunctional chorismate mutase/prephenate dehydrogenase: MVAELTALRDQIDEVDKALLELLARRLELVAEVGEVKSQYGLPIYVPERESAMLASRREEAAALGVPPDLIEDVLRRVMRESYSSENDKGFKTLYPNLRPVVIVGGGGQMGRLFEKMLTLSGYQVRILEKDDWSRAEEMVADAGMVIVSVPIHTTVATIAQLPPLPADCILVDLASIKAEPLQAMLAAHKGPVLGLHPMFGPDSGSLAKQVVVYCDGRQPEAYQWFLEQIQVWGARLHRISAVEHDQNMAFIQALRHFATFAYGLHLAEENVRLEQLLALSSPIYRLELAMVGRLFAQDPQLYADIIMSSENNLALIKRYYQRFGEAINLLEQGDKQAFIDSFRKIEHWFGDYAQRFQSESRTLLRQANDNRQ, translated from the coding sequence ATGGTTGCTGAACTGACCGCGTTACGCGATCAAATTGATGAAGTCGATAAGGCGTTGCTGGAGCTTCTGGCGCGCCGTCTGGAATTGGTTGCTGAAGTCGGTGAAGTTAAAAGCCAATATGGGCTGCCGATTTATGTTCCTGAGCGTGAGTCGGCAATGCTGGCCTCCCGGCGTGAAGAGGCCGCAGCGCTCGGTGTTCCCCCAGACCTTATCGAAGATGTACTGCGTCGCGTGATGCGCGAGTCTTACTCCAGCGAGAACGACAAAGGTTTTAAAACGCTGTATCCGAACCTGCGCCCGGTAGTTATTGTCGGTGGCGGTGGGCAGATGGGACGTCTGTTTGAGAAGATGCTGACGCTTTCCGGCTATCAGGTTCGTATCCTGGAGAAAGATGACTGGTCACGGGCGGAGGAGATGGTTGCTGACGCGGGTATGGTCATCGTCAGCGTGCCAATTCACACGACTGTGGCAACGATTGCACAGCTGCCGCCGCTGCCAGCGGACTGCATCCTGGTCGATCTGGCATCAATCAAAGCCGAACCTTTACAGGCGATGTTAGCCGCGCATAAAGGGCCTGTGTTGGGTCTGCATCCAATGTTCGGTCCGGATAGCGGTAGCCTGGCGAAACAGGTAGTGGTGTACTGCGATGGTCGCCAGCCAGAAGCCTACCAGTGGTTCCTGGAGCAAATTCAGGTCTGGGGTGCGCGACTGCACCGCATTAGCGCTGTCGAACATGACCAGAATATGGCCTTTATTCAGGCGCTGCGCCACTTTGCGACTTTCGCTTATGGGCTTCACCTGGCCGAAGAGAATGTACGCCTTGAGCAGTTGCTGGCACTATCGTCTCCTATCTATCGCCTGGAATTGGCGATGGTTGGCCGACTGTTTGCTCAGGATCCGCAGCTCTATGCTGATATTATTATGTCCTCAGAAAACAATCTGGCGCTGATCAAACGCTATTACCAGCGTTTTGGTGAAGCGATTAACCTGCTGGAGCAGGGGGATAAACAGGCGTTTATCGATAGCTTCCGTAAGATTGAGCACTGGTTTGGTGACTACGCTCAGCGCTTCCAGAGCGAAAGCCGGACGTTGCTGCGGCAGGCCAATGATAATCGGCAGTAG